TGCGGAACTCGCTCGCCCCGTCGATCCGCGCCGCCTCGAGCATCTCGTCGGGAATGGCCAGCGCATATTGCCGCACCAGAAAGATGCCGAACACCGTCGCGATCGACGGCACCAGCACACCGCCGAAACTGTTGACTAGCCCCAGCTCCTTGCAGATCAGGAACAGCGGGATCATCGCCACCTGCGCCGGGATGACCAAGGCGGTGAGCAGAAACCGAAAGATCCGGTCGCGCCCGCGGAAATTGAGCTTGGCGAAGGCATAACCCGCCATCACGTTGAAGGTCAGCGACAGCGCGGTGGCGAGGCACGCGAGCAGCAACGAGTTGGCGAAGTAGCGCGCCATATCGGTCGAGGCGAACAGCGTGACGTAATTGGTCGTGGTCGGATCGGCCGGGATCAGCGGCGGCGGGAAATGCGCCGCCTCGCCCGGCTGCATCACCGATACCGACAGCATCCACAGCAACGGCGCGACGGCGAACAAGCCGAGCAGCACCATCAGCGTGTTGGTAAGGAGCGCGCCTTTTCTCACTGGTCGCTCCAGCGCTGCGACAGTTTTAGCTGAACCAAAGTGATCGCGAACAGGATGACGAACAGGACGAACGCGACCGACGTCGCGAAGCCCAGATTCCACCATTTGAAACCCTGTTCAAACATGAAATACAGGACGGATACAGTGCTCTCGACCGGTCCGCCCTGTGTCATGACATAAGGTTCGGCGAACAGTTGGAAATAACCCGCCATGGTCAGGATCGACACGACCAGCATGACCGGCGCGAGCGCGGGCAGGGTGACGTGGCGGAACTGCGCCCAGCGTCCGGCGCCGTCGATCTTGGCGGCTTCGTACAGCTCCTCCGGGATGGTCTGTAGCCCGGCGAGCAGGATGATCATGTTGTAACCGAAATTCTTCCACACCGCGAAAATGACGATTGCCGGCATCGCCCAGTTTGGATCGCCGAGCCAATCGACCGGATCGATCCCCAACCCGCCAAGCCCCCAGTTGATCAGGCCATATTTGGTGTGCAGCAAATAACGCCAGATCACCGCCACCGCGACGAGCGTGGTGACGACCGGCGCGAAATAGATCGTGCGGAACAATCCCTTGAACCGCGCCAGTTTCGAATTGATCAGCAGTGCCGCGCCGAGCGACAGCGCGATCGACAACGGCACGCCGAGAATGACAAAATAGAGCGTGTTACCGAGCGCCTTCCAGAACAAATGCGTGCGCAGCAATGTGAGGTAATTGTCGAGCCCGACGAAGCGCAGATTGCAGATGTCGGCGAGCGAATAAATGTCGAAATCGGTGAAGCTCAGCACCAGCGCGGCGACCACCGGCAAGAAGAAGAACAGCCCGAGCGCGACCAAAGCGGGCGCGACGAAGATCCAGGCGGCGCGCTCGCGCTTCATGGGCAGCGCACCCCCACGTCCGTTTGTGCTGAGCTTGTCGAAGCACCGTTCTTATTCTCAACAGAAGGAAGAAAGGACGGCCCTTCGACAGGCTCAGGGCGAACGGGGGCGGGTACAGCGAATCTCACTTTGCCGTGCCCTGATCCAACATCCAGCGCCGTTTGGCGAGGATCGCATCGGCGCGTTTATCCATCTCAACCACAGCCTGATCGACCGTCATTCGGCCATGCGCGGCGGCCTCCGCGACCAGTCGCACTTCGGTTGCGATGCGCTCCCATTCCGGTACCTTGGGCGTCGGCTTGGCGCGCAGCAATTGATCGGCAAAGGCGCGCGCATAGCGATCCTCGCGCAGCGACGGTGCGGCCCAGGCGCTGCGCCGCGGCGGCAGATCGCCGGTCAACGCATGAAACCGAATTTGCGTCGCGGGCCGCGACAGATATTCGATCAGTTTCCAGCCCGCCGCCTGTTTGGTCGACGCCTTGAACAACACGAGGCTCGAGCCGCCCGCGTTCGAACTGCCCGGACCGTCGGGCCCCGGCACCGGCGCGGTCATCCAGATGCCCTGGCGATTGGCCGGCAAGCGGCGCTTGAACTCGCCGATCTGCCACGGACCGGTGATGTAGAAGCTGAAGAAACCGCGATCGAATTCATCCCACACATTGGAGATTTCGGTGTTGGTCGCGATCGGTGCGAGCTTGTCGTGAAAGGTTTCGAGATAGAAAGCGAGCGCCGCCTTGAATCCGGCCCCACGGAAATTGCCATAGCGCCCGCCATCGCGCAGCATTTCCTGGGGCTGGTTGAGCCCGAGCGTGGTCAGCGGTTCATATTCGTTGAGTGGGAGGAGGGCGGCGTATTTCCGTGGGCCGACCAGCTTCTTGATCGCGCGCATTTGCGCGCGCCACTCGGTCCAGTCGCGCGGCGGATGGTCGTACCCCGCCTGTTGCAGCAGGTCGCGGCGATAAAAGAGCAACCGCGTATCGACATACCAGGGCACACCGTACAGCGCGCCGGCGACGACATTCGAATCCCACACGCCCGGGAAATAATCCGTGCGATCGATCGCCGGTGTCGCCGCGACCTGCGCATCGAGCGGCGCGAGCGCGCCCAATGCGACGAACTCCGGCACCCAGCTATTGCCGAGCTGCGCCATGTCGGGCAGCGCGTCGCCGGCAAAGGCGGTGAGCAATTTCTCGTGCGCGGCGGTGAAGGGCAATTGCTGCACCCGCACCTCGATGCCCGGATTCTCCTTTTCGAATGCCGGGATCAGCTGGCCGATGACTTCCCCTTCGCGGCCCATTGCCCACAGGTTGAGCGTGGTTTTTGTGGAGGGCGGCGAACAGCTTGCGAGCAGGAGCGCAATCACGCCTGCCAAAAACCCGCCGTTCGTGCTGAGCTTGTCGAAGCCTGTCCTGAGCGACTGCCGCAGGCAGGCAGTCGAAGGGGACCGTTTTTTCTTCTCGACGTCGGAGAAGAAGAACGGTGCTTCGACAAGCTCAGCACGAACGGAAGGGGCGGGCGTCAAACTCAACCCAGCCACCCGCCCTTGAAACCGGCCAGCTTCAACCCCCGTCGGATATGCGGGTTCTTGCGCATCGTCGCCCAAATCAGGCCGGTGCGCCAATTCTCGATCCCCAGCACGATCGGCCCCTGATCGATCCCCAGATAATCCGGCCCGACCCAGCCGGCCCCAGGCGTGATCTTGCCATGGTCGAGCCGTGCCTTGGGATCGGTCAGCGTCGGATTGAATGAATCGATAAAGCCGTATTTGCCGTAAATCGCCCTGCCATAGTGCCGGTGCAGCGCCTCGATCGCCGGCACCGCGATCTCCGGCGCGAAGGCGATCGAGGTCGCGGCGGCGGTCGGTGCGATCGTGCCGTCGTCACGGTCGCCCGGCCCGCGCGCGGAATAACTGAAGAACTGGCGCTGCTTGCCGTCGATCGTCGTCCGGAAATCCGCCGGCCCGTCGCACGCGGTCAGGCCCCAGATATCGCCGCCATAGCCCTTGAACTCGCCCGGATTGGCCGCCGCATAGGCCTTGTGCGCATAGGTCGCGCGGCGCGTATTCTCGAAATAATCGATGCCCTTGGCGGTCATATAGCGATCCGCGATGCCACGGAAATCGACCCATAAATGACTATATTGATGCACGAACAGCGGCGGATAATGGAGATAGGGCTTGCCGCCCCATTTGTCGGTCCATTGCGGTTCGAAGCGCGAGGTCCACGCATCCCAGGTCTCCGGCTCGACCGCATGAGTGGGGGATGCGAGCGCAAGCAGATAAGTCAGCAGGCCTTCGTTATAAATGTCCCAGTCGCTCGGGATAAAGCCGTTCTCCGGCCGCCAACCCATGCAGATCAATGGCGCGCGGGGGCGGATCCAGGTCCAGTCGGCGCGGCCGTAAAGCTCGTCGGCCAGCGCGCGGATCCGCCGTTCATCGGGATGGTCGCCATCGAACCAGCTCTGCGCGAACAGCATCCCGCCGAACAACAGGGTGGTGTCGACCGTCGACAGTTCGGTGTCGCGAAAACGATGCCCGGTATCGCGCTCGAGGAAATGGTAGAAGAAGCCCTTATACCCGCCCATGCCGGTCGCGGCAGGCCCCTGCGGCAGCGCCGCGAAATATTCCAATGTAGTCAGCGTCCGCGCGCGTGCTTCGGTCCGTGTGATCCAGCCATTGACCACACCGACCGGATAAGCGGTCAGCGCGAAACCCACCGCGGCAATGCTGGAGAAGGATTGGGTCGGCCAGCGATCATGCGCGAGCCCGGTTTTGGGATCCGTCGTGTCCCAGAAGAAGCGAAAGGTCCGTTCCTGCAGATCGCCGATCAGCGCCGGCTCGCGCGGCCCCTTGGCAATCCCCACACCCGGTGCACAACCCGCACCGAACGCAACCACCGCCAACGCCGATCCGTGCAGAAGCTCGCGGCGCGTGGTCATGGGAAACTCCGTTATTACGCGAAACTAAAAAATCCCGGCGGCGCCCGACAAGGGGATTGGGGGACGCCGCCGGTAGGGGGGGAGGTTAGAAGCGATATCCGGCGCGGAACTGGATGCGCCGGGGGAGGGTGAGCAAGGCGTTGCCATCAGGCAATAGCGGGTCAGTGCTTGAGAAGAAGCCGTCGAAATCCTTGAAGTTCTTGTTGTTGAAAGCATTCAACAAATCCACGGCGAAGCTTATTTCGTGATCGCCAAACAATTTCTGGCGATTCTCCAAAGACAGATTGACCTCGCAATAAGCGAAAACTCCGCCAATGCAGTTTTTCTTGGGGTAGATGCTATAGTTTTTGGCTCCACCCGGCGAACTGTCGGTGCCATCGGTGACCGGATAGGCAGTACCGCTGCCGAGAGTAGTTAGCGTGGAAAGCTGAAAACCGGCCGGTAAATCGACGATGCCAGATATAACAAGGCGGTGCCTTTCGTCGCTGTCCTTGATAGGACGCCAGCCATAGCTGTCGGGCACCAGGCCATCGAGGCTGAACAGGTCGCCGCCGTTCTGCTCGGCCTTGGAGAGGGTGTAGGCGATATTGAGGCCCCAGCCCGACGATTTCGTATAATTTTTATCGAGCGTGAAGTAGATCGCCTTGTATCGGGTATCGAGGCCGTCATAGCCAATCAGGACATTGGAATAACCGAACGGAACGACTGGACCTGTGTTGCAGCATCCGCCCAGGCCATTGTTGTTTCGCGTGGCGAACAGATGCGTGTAGCCATTGCGGCCCCGAATATAGGATGCCGTGAGCGATGCCTGCCAAGGCCCGAATTTCTGGCGTACGCCGAGGCTGGCCTGATCATTGACTGGCGGCTTGGCGTTGTTCTTTACCGCAAACAGTTCCGGCAGGCCGGATGTCGATGTATTGCGCAACGCGATCAGGCCTTCGCGGGTCAGATAGCTGTTATTCCATTGCACCGTCGGTAGGCCATTGCGCGGTAATCCGTCCTGGGAGAAGCGGAAAACACCCACCGGATTCAAACGGCGAGCGAGCTCATCGACCGTGTTGCTGAAATTATTGCGATCGTAGTAGCGACCGACACCACCGAAAATGACCGTCGATTGATCCCCTTTGACATCATATGAGAAGCCAAAGCGCGGGGCGAAGGCTCCCTTGAATGGTGGACGGTCATGACCATCCGTGATGTAGTTTTCGGGGTCGAAGTAGAAGGTCTTCGGCAGCGCGCGGAGCGCCGCCGCGGCGCTGGCTGGCGTTATATATTCGTTGGCGAAACCGTTCGTCTCGTAATCCCAACGCAGGCCAATGTTCAACTGCAACTTGTCCGTGACGTCCCAATCGTCCTGGAGATAAAGGCCGACCTGCGTATTGGACGACTGAATCAGTGAATTGCCGAGGCCCAACCGAGCTTCTGCGGGAAAGCTGAAATTCAGATCGTCGGTCGGGGTCGGGGTGCCGCGATCATCATTGAAGTAGGTATAGCGCGGCTGAATATATGCCTGATTGTCGAAGTCGATATCGGTTATTTCTACGCGCGCACCAAATTTGATCGTATGACCGTCAAAACCCGAATAAGTGAAATCGTCGCGAATGGTATAGCCTTGCTGTACCTCTCGGCGGCTTGAATCTTTGCCGCCGATTATCAATACCCCGGCATATTCACGAGATGGCAAGCTAGGATTCAGCGACACCGGGTTGAAGTCATAGTTCAAATAGTTAGTATTGAATTCATTGACAAATTTGTCGCCGGTATATGTCCACTTGAACTGGTAGGTATCGACGGTGTTTAGCTTGTTTTCAGCCGCCTCATAAGAGGTGATGTTGCCAAAGTTTTGAATATCGCTTTCTTGACGACGACTAAATGACAGATCGAACACCTGTCGCTCATCGGGGGTCAATGTCAGCTTGCCAAAGTAGAAATCACCGCGAAACGGGCTAACAAAGGAGCCCTCGAAGTCGCTAATAGGACGTCCGGTGCTGGCTTCGAACGCTGTCCGCAACGCCGGGCTGCCCCCCGCCTTTACGTTGAAAGCTCGATCCTGATCATTTCCTTCATAGGTGCCGAAAAAGAACAGCTTGTCCTTGATGATCGGGCCACCCAGCGAGATTCCATATTGCTTACGTGAGAATTTTGGTTCCGGAAGGTTATCGCGCTTGTTGATGTAGTCTTTCTCGGAAAGACCTTTGCCGGTGTATTGACCAAATACCTCGCCATGAAAATCATTGGTTCCCGACTTGGTCACTGCGGTGATAATTGCGGCGCCGGCCTGCTCATACTCGGCCTTGTAATTCTGGGTAAGAACGCGGAACTCTTGCACCGCGAGCTGGCCGAACGGGTTGCCCCGGCTATTCTGCTGACCGGCGACGCCGCCTTCGCGCAGCTTGTTCTTCAACGACACGCCATCGATAAACACATTGACCTGACTGCTGGTCGATGCGCCCGAAGTGAATCCCTTGCCATTCTCACTGTCGTTATAGCGCACGCCAGGCGCTAGCGCCGCGAAGGACAGGAAGTTGCGGTCAGTCTGCGGCAGTGACCGAATTTGTTGCTGGCTGATATTGGTCGCCACTTCGCTCGTCCGTGACTCGACCAGCGACCCTGCCGTCACGACGATGTCCGTGTCATCACCCGCTGGGGCCGTCCCGGCATCGGCGACTGCCGTGGCGAGCGTCACATTGAGGCTAGCACTCTGGCCGATCCCGACGCTGATGCGCTGCTTCTTCTCGGTGCCATCGGCACCGGTCACCGTCACGTCATACGACGCCGGCCGCAGGCCGTTGAGCCCATAATTACCATTCGCATCGGTCGTCGCTCTAAACGTCTGGTTGGTCCCGATATTGACCGCCGTCACGGTCGCGCCGCTGACCGGTGCGCCGTCCGCGCCCGTCACCTGGCCGCGCACCGATGCGGTCGTGGTCTGCGCCGCCGCCGGCGCCGCCATCATCAGCGTGCCGCCAAGGATGGTCGTCGAGACCAAGGCGGCCCGTAGCCCTGCTTTCATGAACGCGTTCATACTACTCTCCCCTGCGTCCGATTTTTCGGACCCGTTGTTGATGCGCCTGTTGTCGATAGGATGGCGTCGCCGCGCGCGCTGGACGCGCGCACGACGAGTTCTGGTGTCAGGAATTCGGCTGTCGCCTCGGGCGCTTCGTCCGCCTCTATCGTTGCGACCAGCCGTTCGAGCGCGCTTTCACCGAGCTGGGCGATATGGACGCGCATCGTGCTGAGCCCGGGGGTGACGTAGCGCGCGATCGGCACATCGTCGAAACCGACGATCGCCACCTCCCGGGGGATATCGACGCCCGCATCGGCCAGCGCGATCATGCAGCCGATCGCCATGATGTCGTTGGCGGAAAACACGCCGTCGACGTCGCGTCCGGCAAGATCGGCTGCGGCAGTGATTCCGGCTTCCTCGCTGAAATCGCCGGCCA
This portion of the Sphingomonas sp. So64.6b genome encodes:
- a CDS encoding glucoamylase family protein yields the protein MTTRRELLHGSALAVVAFGAGCAPGVGIAKGPREPALIGDLQERTFRFFWDTTDPKTGLAHDRWPTQSFSSIAAVGFALTAYPVGVVNGWITRTEARARTLTTLEYFAALPQGPAATGMGGYKGFFYHFLERDTGHRFRDTELSTVDTTLLFGGMLFAQSWFDGDHPDERRIRALADELYGRADWTWIRPRAPLICMGWRPENGFIPSDWDIYNEGLLTYLLALASPTHAVEPETWDAWTSRFEPQWTDKWGGKPYLHYPPLFVHQYSHLWVDFRGIADRYMTAKGIDYFENTRRATYAHKAYAAANPGEFKGYGGDIWGLTACDGPADFRTTIDGKQRQFFSYSARGPGDRDDGTIAPTAAATSIAFAPEIAVPAIEALHRHYGRAIYGKYGFIDSFNPTLTDPKARLDHGKITPGAGWVGPDYLGIDQGPIVLGIENWRTGLIWATMRKNPHIRRGLKLAGFKGGWLG
- a CDS encoding carbohydrate ABC transporter permease, with translation MRKGALLTNTLMVLLGLFAVAPLLWMLSVSVMQPGEAAHFPPPLIPADPTTTNYVTLFASTDMARYFANSLLLACLATALSLTFNVMAGYAFAKLNFRGRDRIFRFLLTALVIPAQVAMIPLFLICKELGLVNSFGGVLVPSIATVFGIFLVRQYALAIPDEMLEAARIDGASEFRIFRVIVLPSLGPILVTLATFSFLGSWSDFLWPLIILNDGDKATLPVALANLSREHVQDFELMMAGSVVTLLPVLILFVVLQRYYISGLLAGSVKG
- a CDS encoding sugar ABC transporter substrate-binding protein, whose product is MSLTPAPSVRAELVEAPFFFSDVEKKKRSPSTACLRQSLRTGFDKLSTNGGFLAGVIALLLASCSPPSTKTTLNLWAMGREGEVIGQLIPAFEKENPGIEVRVQQLPFTAAHEKLLTAFAGDALPDMAQLGNSWVPEFVALGALAPLDAQVAATPAIDRTDYFPGVWDSNVVAGALYGVPWYVDTRLLFYRRDLLQQAGYDHPPRDWTEWRAQMRAIKKLVGPRKYAALLPLNEYEPLTTLGLNQPQEMLRDGGRYGNFRGAGFKAALAFYLETFHDKLAPIATNTEISNVWDEFDRGFFSFYITGPWQIGEFKRRLPANRQGIWMTAPVPGPDGPGSSNAGGSSLVLFKASTKQAAGWKLIEYLSRPATQIRFHALTGDLPPRRSAWAAPSLREDRYARAFADQLLRAKPTPKVPEWERIATEVRLVAEAAAHGRMTVDQAVVEMDKRADAILAKRRWMLDQGTAK
- a CDS encoding TonB-dependent receptor, translated to MNAFMKAGLRAALVSTTILGGTLMMAAPAAAQTTTASVRGQVTGADGAPVSGATVTAVNIGTNQTFRATTDANGNYGLNGLRPASYDVTVTGADGTEKKQRISVGIGQSASLNVTLATAVADAGTAPAGDDTDIVVTAGSLVESRTSEVATNISQQQIRSLPQTDRNFLSFAALAPGVRYNDSENGKGFTSGASTSSQVNVFIDGVSLKNKLREGGVAGQQNSRGNPFGQLAVQEFRVLTQNYKAEYEQAGAAIITAVTKSGTNDFHGEVFGQYTGKGLSEKDYINKRDNLPEPKFSRKQYGISLGGPIIKDKLFFFGTYEGNDQDRAFNVKAGGSPALRTAFEASTGRPISDFEGSFVSPFRGDFYFGKLTLTPDERQVFDLSFSRRQESDIQNFGNITSYEAAENKLNTVDTYQFKWTYTGDKFVNEFNTNYLNYDFNPVSLNPSLPSREYAGVLIIGGKDSSRREVQQGYTIRDDFTYSGFDGHTIKFGARVEITDIDFDNQAYIQPRYTYFNDDRGTPTPTDDLNFSFPAEARLGLGNSLIQSSNTQVGLYLQDDWDVTDKLQLNIGLRWDYETNGFANEYITPASAAAALRALPKTFYFDPENYITDGHDRPPFKGAFAPRFGFSYDVKGDQSTVIFGGVGRYYDRNNFSNTVDELARRLNPVGVFRFSQDGLPRNGLPTVQWNNSYLTREGLIALRNTSTSGLPELFAVKNNAKPPVNDQASLGVRQKFGPWQASLTASYIRGRNGYTHLFATRNNNGLGGCCNTGPVVPFGYSNVLIGYDGLDTRYKAIYFTLDKNYTKSSGWGLNIAYTLSKAEQNGGDLFSLDGLVPDSYGWRPIKDSDERHRLVISGIVDLPAGFQLSTLTTLGSGTAYPVTDGTDSSPGGAKNYSIYPKKNCIGGVFAYCEVNLSLENRQKLFGDHEISFAVDLLNAFNNKNFKDFDGFFSSTDPLLPDGNALLTLPRRIQFRAGYRF
- a CDS encoding sugar ABC transporter permease gives rise to the protein MKRERAAWIFVAPALVALGLFFFLPVVAALVLSFTDFDIYSLADICNLRFVGLDNYLTLLRTHLFWKALGNTLYFVILGVPLSIALSLGAALLINSKLARFKGLFRTIYFAPVVTTLVAVAVIWRYLLHTKYGLINWGLGGLGIDPVDWLGDPNWAMPAIVIFAVWKNFGYNMIILLAGLQTIPEELYEAAKIDGAGRWAQFRHVTLPALAPVMLVVSILTMAGYFQLFAEPYVMTQGGPVESTVSVLYFMFEQGFKWWNLGFATSVAFVLFVILFAITLVQLKLSQRWSDQ